A section of the Falco rusticolus isolate bFalRus1 chromosome Z, bFalRus1.pri, whole genome shotgun sequence genome encodes:
- the SIGLEC15 gene encoding sialic acid-binding Ig-like lectin 15, whose translation MRELGFFLLFLLRISRKGVQSNGWSVHVPSDVTGELGKMVILPCTFTHPYKTFDRTLTAIWRIKEPYNGTIVFKCISQSTSELCKTAISHKNKYKLLGNPRHKDLSIRIDNLTWSDSERYFCRVELSGDIHSKYESRNGIKLHLIAAPRIINITVSSNRDRTFQARCTAEGEPVPALTWTGPPYSNITTITSMNHRVTKELRYLIHDGKYTCTAVNSHGRAEGAVYFYKFKASNSSFFLILIFVPLGIKVLILLVILSFTAFSRGGPSSTPSSLARPQPQDTTYENFDRRDGSGQALPAERTASRRS comes from the exons ATGAGAGAgcttggcttttttcttctgttcctccttCGCATCTCCAGGAAGG GTGTGCAGTCCAACGGCTGGTCCGTCCACGTCCCATCTGATGTCACCGGTGAACTCGGGAAGATGGTTATCCTGCCCTGTACTTTCACACACCCCTACAAAACATTTGACCGGACCCTCACTGCCATTTGGAGGATCAAGGAACCCTACAACGGCACAATAGTTTTCAAGTGCATCAGTCAGAGCACCAGTGAGCTCTGTAAGACTGCCATCAGCcacaaaaacaaatacaaactgCTTGGCAACCCCCGGCACAAGGACCTTTCCATCAGGATTGACAATCTGACCTGGAGTGACAGCGAGAGATACTTCTGCCGGGTGGAGCTGTCCGGAGATATCCACAGCAAGTATGAAAGCAGGAATGGGATAAAGCTGCATTTGATTG ctgcccccaggATCATTAACATCACCGTCAGCTCCAACAGGGATCGCACCTTCCAGGCACGCTGCACCGCCGAGGGGGAGCCAGTGCCTGCCCTGACCTGGACCGGCCCACCCTACAGCAACATCACCACCATCACCAGCATGAACCATCGTGTCACCAAGGAGCTCCGGTACCTCATCCACGATGGAAAATACACCTGTACTGCCGTCAACAGCCatgggagagcagagggggcTGTGTACTTCTATAAATTCAAAGCATCCAACAGCTCCTTCTTCCTGATCCTGATCTTTGTGCCGCTGGGAATCAAAGTGCTCATTTTGCTGGTGATACTGAGCTTCACCGCTTTCTCAAGAGGAG GTCCCTCCTCCactccatccagcctggcccg GCCACAGCCGCAAGACACCACCTACGAGAACTTTGACCGCAGAGACGGCAGTGGCCAGGCTTTGCCGGCAGAAAGAACAGCATCAAGACGCAGCTGA